From the Desulfosarcina sp. BuS5 genome, one window contains:
- the gatA gene encoding Asp-tRNA(Asn)/Glu-tRNA(Gln) amidotransferase subunit GatA, whose amino-acid sequence MELYELTIHKAHELLKQKKISSMELTKSLLERIDVQDKKIGAYISIAGEMALDQAKIADDAIAKGRISPLTGIPVSIKDIICTKGIRTTCASKILENFVPFYDAFVIKKLKKENAVILGKVNMDEFAMGSSTENSGIKITRNPWDLSRIPGGSSGGSAASVAADLCLGSLGSDTGGSIRQPASHCGVVGLKPTYGRVSRFGLVAFASSLDQIGPLTKDVTDSAIMMNTFAGYDRNDSTSVPVDVPDYTSFCQKGLNGLRVGIPKEFHSHKGLDPEVDLAVKNAVKTLEDMGASSVEISLPHTQYTVAAYYVIAPAEASSNLARYDGVKYGFRDMDKKNLIEMYKGTRSQGFGDEVKRRIILGTYVLSAGYYDAYYKQASQVRALITGDFKKAFKKCDVILSPVAPTPAFTIGEKSGDPLTMYLSDIFTLSANLAGIPGMSLPCGFSKTGLPIGLQIMGMHFNEEKIFRTAFNFEQATEFHNKKPEFHRGERRDR is encoded by the coding sequence ATGGAACTCTATGAACTTACTATACATAAGGCTCATGAACTTTTAAAGCAGAAGAAAATTTCGTCTATGGAACTTACCAAGTCTCTGCTTGAGCGCATAGATGTCCAGGATAAAAAAATCGGCGCATATATTTCTATAGCCGGTGAAATGGCACTGGACCAGGCAAAAATTGCCGATGATGCTATTGCAAAAGGCAGAATTTCCCCTCTCACAGGAATTCCTGTTTCTATTAAGGACATTATTTGCACAAAAGGGATTCGTACAACCTGCGCATCTAAAATCCTGGAAAATTTTGTCCCTTTCTATGATGCCTTTGTGATAAAAAAATTAAAAAAAGAGAATGCCGTAATTCTTGGGAAAGTTAATATGGATGAATTTGCCATGGGATCATCAACTGAGAATTCAGGTATCAAGATAACCCGTAATCCCTGGGATCTCTCGCGCATACCAGGAGGATCAAGCGGCGGGTCTGCAGCTTCGGTGGCGGCGGATTTATGCCTCGGATCCCTTGGTTCCGATACAGGCGGATCCATACGCCAACCCGCATCACACTGTGGTGTGGTGGGGCTTAAACCCACTTATGGGCGCGTCTCCAGGTTCGGCCTGGTAGCTTTTGCCTCATCACTGGATCAGATCGGTCCGTTGACCAAGGATGTTACCGATAGCGCTATTATGATGAATACATTTGCGGGGTATGACCGGAACGACTCAACCTCCGTACCTGTCGATGTGCCGGATTATACTTCTTTTTGTCAAAAAGGCCTGAACGGATTAAGGGTGGGCATACCGAAGGAATTCCATTCTCACAAGGGATTGGATCCTGAAGTGGATCTGGCGGTAAAAAATGCCGTTAAAACCCTTGAGGATATGGGCGCTTCATCTGTGGAAATATCTTTGCCCCACACGCAATATACCGTAGCGGCATATTATGTCATTGCACCTGCAGAGGCGAGTTCCAACCTTGCCAGATATGATGGAGTAAAATATGGATTCCGGGACATGGATAAAAAAAACCTTATTGAAATGTACAAAGGGACAAGATCTCAAGGGTTCGGAGATGAGGTTAAGCGCAGGATTATTTTAGGAACATATGTTCTTTCTGCAGGTTATTATGATGCTTACTACAAACAAGCGTCACAGGTCAGGGCACTTATAACAGGAGATTTCAAAAAAGCATTTAAAAAATGCGATGTAATCCTTTCTCCTGTAGCTCCGACACCTGCGTTTACTATAGGAGAAAAGTCTGGTGATCCTCTTACAATGTACCTTTCCGATATATTTACGCTCTCAGCAAATCTTGCGGGTATACCGGGCATGTCTCTGCCCTGCGGATTCTCGAAAACAGGACTTCCCATAGGCCTGCAGATCATGGGTATGCACTTTAATGAGGAAAAAATTTTCAGAACGGCTTTTAATTTTGAACAGGCAACGGAATTTCATAATAAAAAGCCTGAATTTCACCGCGGAGAACGCAGAGATCGCTGA
- the mutL gene encoding DNA mismatch repair endonuclease MutL: MSKIKILPEILSNKIAAGEVVERPASVVKELLENALDAGSKKIIIEIEQGGRSLIRISDNGTGMNYDDALLSIERYATSKIFNDSDLFAIKTLGFRGEALPSIASVSRFQLITRDENSQTGTSIFIDGGKITKVTKTGAPTGTMVTIRQLFYNTPARRKFLKTINTEMSHVADTVARIAMSRYDVTFKLLHNNKQLKNWPVVQNPLDRAVDVLGSNIKNDLHKIADSGADSILTGWISAPGIARSTARGTYLFVNGRFVRDRMVQHALFKGYAGRLMKGQFPVAVLFLKIPFDQVDINVHPAKAEVKFAEQTRIHDAIVKSVSQTLNLAERPRWAEASPLSAKDSHISGIEPEYGYIKKKEHSSPKIFIDKENVSSINRKDEIFSIPQKAEQSPLWAKSSFRDLRIIGQLHNTFILCESDEGLVILDQHAVHERIVFEKLKVRAKGLPTVSQKLLIPETIDLSYSEAAILTRILPELQKFGLEIEPFGGNTFVVKAIPSLLADREAQPLIIEMVEKLAETGFTSGVSDAVDECLIIMACHGSIRAKQRLSDEQIQRLLDQLDECENPSCCPHGRPTWLSRPIKTLEKSFKRIL, from the coding sequence GTGTCAAAAATAAAAATATTACCCGAAATTCTATCAAACAAAATAGCCGCCGGTGAGGTAGTTGAAAGGCCTGCTTCGGTTGTTAAAGAGCTATTGGAGAATGCGCTCGATGCCGGAAGCAAAAAAATCATAATAGAGATCGAACAGGGCGGCAGATCTCTTATTCGGATTTCAGATAATGGCACGGGGATGAATTATGACGACGCGCTTTTGTCTATTGAAAGATATGCAACAAGTAAAATTTTTAACGATTCCGACCTGTTTGCCATAAAAACGCTCGGATTCAGGGGCGAGGCATTGCCGAGCATAGCATCTGTTTCCAGATTTCAGCTTATTACTCGTGATGAAAATTCACAAACCGGTACAAGTATTTTTATAGACGGCGGGAAAATAACAAAAGTCACGAAAACAGGCGCTCCCACAGGGACAATGGTGACCATCAGACAGCTATTTTATAATACACCCGCCAGGCGCAAATTTCTGAAAACAATCAATACGGAGATGAGTCATGTGGCGGATACTGTCGCCCGTATTGCAATGAGCCGTTATGATGTCACGTTCAAGCTCCTTCATAATAATAAACAGTTGAAAAACTGGCCGGTTGTTCAAAATCCGCTGGATCGTGCCGTGGATGTACTTGGGAGCAATATAAAAAATGATCTTCATAAAATTGCAGATAGCGGCGCAGACTCTATCCTGACGGGCTGGATCTCTGCTCCGGGAATTGCGCGCAGTACAGCGCGCGGCACCTATCTTTTCGTAAATGGACGCTTTGTGCGCGACAGGATGGTTCAGCACGCTCTGTTTAAAGGATATGCCGGCAGATTAATGAAAGGGCAGTTTCCTGTGGCAGTGCTTTTTTTGAAAATTCCTTTTGATCAAGTTGATATCAATGTTCATCCTGCAAAAGCAGAGGTCAAATTTGCAGAGCAAACAAGAATTCATGACGCTATTGTAAAATCGGTATCGCAAACCTTAAACCTGGCTGAGCGCCCCAGGTGGGCTGAAGCAAGTCCCCTATCTGCAAAGGATTCTCATATCTCAGGGATTGAGCCTGAATACGGATATATAAAAAAAAAGGAGCATTCCTCACCAAAAATTTTTATTGATAAAGAAAATGTTTCATCAATAAACAGAAAAGATGAAATTTTTTCAATACCCCAAAAAGCCGAACAGTCTCCTTTATGGGCAAAAAGCAGTTTCAGGGATTTAAGAATAATCGGTCAGCTTCATAATACTTTCATATTATGCGAATCAGATGAAGGGCTTGTTATCCTGGATCAGCATGCTGTCCATGAAAGGATTGTTTTTGAAAAACTAAAAGTCAGAGCAAAAGGACTGCCGACGGTGTCTCAAAAACTTTTGATTCCCGAAACCATAGATTTATCCTACAGTGAAGCCGCAATACTTACCAGGATACTGCCGGAACTTCAAAAGTTCGGTCTTGAGATTGAACCCTTTGGCGGCAATACCTTCGTGGTTAAAGCTATACCTTCCCTTTTGGCAGACCGGGAGGCGCAGCCGCTTATTATAGAGATGGTAGAAAAACTGGCTGAAACAGGTTTTACATCAGGTGTATCCGATGCTGTTGATGAATGCCTGATAATCATGGCATGTCACGGATCCATAAGAGCGAAGCAGCGTCTTTCGGATGAACAGATACAGCGACTGCTCGACCAGCTTGATGAATGCGAGAATCCTTCCTGCTGCCCCCACGGCAGACCAACATGGTTAAGCCGGCCTATAAAAACCCTTGAAAAATCTTTCAAGCGAATACTCTGA